Genomic window (Nicotiana sylvestris chromosome 7, ASM39365v2, whole genome shotgun sequence):
CGTCATCACCATCATCAGAATCATGTCCAATCAATTCCTCAGTTGCTACCACTTCCTTACCTATGGTGACCCTCTCAGCCATGAAAGGATTTACCACAGGAACTCAGCCATCTAAAGCAAGGCTGCTCGGCACATTGGCTTGAAGGCACAACCGGGTGACAAGAGACGGGTAGTATAACCCGTAGAGTTGAACCCGGACCCGCTGGGACATTTTATCGTGTATGACTTTGGCTACGTCAAATAGGGCATTATTCATGAAACACCAAATTAGGCACCCTCGAGGGATGTTCACCTCTGACAGATTCTTGGAGGTtaggagtctgctattgataaaGTACAACTAGCATTTGGCCTCAAATTTGAGGGTCTAGGAGTGGAatttatttccatatttgtacCATTGTAGAGTGGCTCCCGATTGACAGATGGTGTCAGTGAATGTGGACCAGGAAGTATGTTTGCCACTGTATGATTGGTATGCATCCACGTACCTCTGATCTACTGGAGGAAGCCTGTATAGAGCCCGGATAGTCTCTAAAGAAGCATTGACCGGTCTCTTGCGCACTGTGACCATGTAGTCATCATGTTTCGGGAGGTTTGCATAGAATTCTCTAACAAGCATGATATTTGCAGTGATAGGCTCCTCAAAGAATATGTCCAGGTGTCGCCGCCTCAACTCGAATGGTGTATTGGGGCAGGTAGTCCCAGTGCATTAGGATCCATAGCCTGTTCCGGCACAATTGTTTTGGCCTCTTTTTTGTTAAACTTGTCCTGTGCCTTGACGGACACAAACTTTTGACTATTGAAGGGACTTGTATCAACCGACTTTCGAGTCCTTCCGCCAGTGTTTCCTGTAGCCGGGCGGCTGGAAGAGGAACCTGTTGCTTGGCATTTACGAGGAGCCATGGTACCTGCAAATAGGCCAACGTCAGTTCTATTCAATCGGGTGATCAAAATGTggctactcagacttcaccacggAATGGTCACAATATTTTCTCCAAAGAGGCATTTTAACAAACACATGGTGGCCAATGGTTAATTTTAATCCCCAACTATCCCTTCAACACAAGGAACACCACCATAATAACCCAATAAACACACCACACATCCACAATTTGTATGTTTTCAATTTTCAGCGCAACCTAACTACTAACATATGTTTCTACCTAGAATAAGACTACATTCTACTatacaaaggaaaaagaaacaagagaactaaaacaaaacaaaattagaGAACTACAACAAAATTAAAGGGAGAATTACATACCAGTAGAGGGAATGAGAGCCAAAGTGGAGGGATTGAGGAAGAGAGGGAAGGTGATGTCGTAAATGGTTGGGTATGGAGGAGGGGGAATGGAGGaatagatgaagaagaagaagaagaataagaagaagaagggaGGGTGTAGGTGTTAGGTTATCGTATGAGAGGAGGGGATATTGAGGGAATTAAGAGGGGTGGGAGGGTATGTGTAAGTTAAAAGGGTTAAaggaataaaaaaagaaaataaaataaacaaaattagGCAGAACTTACCTGGACTAGCGCGGGCTGCGCGTTGGCTTAGCGCAGCCGCGCTAGTTCAATACCACGAGGAAGTTTGAAACCCAACTAGCGTGGGTTGCGCATTGGCTTAGCGCGGCCGTGCTAGTTGGTTAATGCTGAGGCAGTGTGAAACCCAACTAGCGCGGGTTGTGCGCTGgcttagcgcggccgcgctagttgGTTAAATCTGAggcattatttttttaatttatgaaGTTACATTCTACACTCAACAACACATTCGTAggttgcctcccatgcagcgcctgatttaacgtcgcggcatgacgcaAGTATTTGATCATCACTCCTCATTCGCGTACTGGGGTTCTTTCAAATTGATTACCACAGCATCCCCTTTTTCTTCAGTtattccaaggtaatgtttcaacctttgcccattAACTGTGAACTTGTTTGTCCCATCTTCTAATTAGATCTCTACAGCTCCACTTGCGAACATTTGCACCACTCTGAATGGTCCTGACCATCGGGACTTTAACTTACCCAGAAACAATCTCAACCTTGAATTATACAATAATACCTAGTCACCGGGTTTGAAATTTCTGTCCACAATGTGCTTGTCATGCAGCCTTTTCATTCTTTCCTTATAGAGCCTCATGCTTTCAAAGGCTTGATATCTAAATTCCTCCAACTCATGCAACTCTGTCAGTCGATTTTCTCCAGCTGCATCGGGGTCCATGTTCAATTGCTTTAGTGCCCACCAAGCTCGATGTTCTAGCTCCACAGGCAGGTTAAATGCCTTCCCAAATACAAagttgtatggtgacataccaattggtgttttgaATGCAGTCCTATAGGCCCAAAGTGCATCGTCAAGCTTCTTCACCCAATCAGTTGTTGTGGCGTTCACAGTCTTTGTTAGCACACTTTTTATctctctgttggacacttcaacctgccAACTAGTTTGCAGATGATAAAGGGTatccaccttgtggcgtacatcatactttgcaagcaatttctcgaaggctctgttacagaagtgagtgcctccatcACTGATGATCGCTCTTGGTGTCCCAAATTAGGTGAATATGTTCTTTTTCAAAAATCCTACCACCACTCTTACATCATTAGTGGGCAGCGctacagcttctacccatttagacacgtaatccacagcaacaagtctgtacttattgccaaatgagctgacgaagggacctatgaagtcaatcccccagatgtcaaacacctctacctcttgaatcgggttcatgggcatctcatggcggcgggaaatgttcccggttcgCTGACATTCATCACAGCCCTTCACCCATAGGTGTGCATCTctaaacactgttggccaaaagaatCCGACCTCTAGCACTTTCGCAACTATCCTGACCCCTCCAAAATGTTCTCCATATGCTGATGCGTGACAAGCCTACAAAagagaagattgttctatctcggggacacacctccggatcatattatcAACATATAGtctaaacaaataaggctcgtcCTAATAATACATGCAATAatcacgataaaactttttcttttggataggtgaaaggtcatagggaactataccacaggccaggtaatttgcaaagtctgcataccatggcgcttcctcAAGACTAGCTgcgagcagctgctcgtctggaaaggtttccagaatctCTTCGACCTCGACTGCtttttcagctccctcaagtcgtgatagatgatcagcgacttgattttctgtgcccttacggtcacgaattttgaggtcaaattcttgcaacagcaacacccaacgaatcaggcgtggcttagactccttcttctcaatcaagtacctgagagctgcatggtcagtgtatacaattaccttggagccaatcagatatgatctgaacttgtcaaAAGCAAACACCACCGCCAACATCTCCTTATCCGTCACAGTGTAATTGAGTTGTGCACCACTTAGCATTCTACTTGCATAGTAAATCGGGTGAATCAGCTTATCCTTTCGCTGccccaagactgctcctatggcatagtcacttgcgtcacacatgagctcaaatggctgctcccagttgggtgcaacaatgatgggtgcagtcaccaacctcttcttcagttcctcaaatgccaacctgcaatcattagaaaacacaaagggctgatccttttcaaggagtttgcataatgggttagcaattttggaaaaatcttttatgaatcaCCGGTAGAACCCGGCATGTCCCAGGAAACTTCTCACCACCTTGACTGAAGTGGGTGGTGATAGCTTTTCAATCACGTCAAACTGAGCATGGTCGACTTCAATTCCTTTACTGGACACTCGATGTCCCAGGACTATCCCTTcatgtaccataaaatggcacttctcccagtttagcactaaatttgtctccacacatcttttGAGCACTCTTTTTAAAATGTGAAGATAGTTTTAGAATGAATCTCCTACcacggagaaatcatccataaagacctccataatatcctccaccatgtttgTGAAAATGGCTAACATGCACCGTTGAAATGTCGTCGGTGCATTGCAAAGCCAAAAGGCATTCTCTGAAAGGCGAAGATGTCATACGGACAAGTGAAGgatgttttctctctatcttcaGGGGCTATTTatatctgattgtaccccgaatatccatCTAAGAAATAGAAGTGCGATCGCCCAGCCAGcctgtccaacatttggtcaatgaaaggcaaggggaagtggtccttccgggtggctGTGTTCAATTTTCGGTAGTCCATGCAAATCCGCCATCCCGTGACTGTACGAGTTAagatcaactcattgttctcaTTATGCACAACAGTCATTCccccctttttcggcacacattggacAGAGCTGACCCAATTGCTATCAAAGATGGGGAAGATGATTCTCGTATCTAACCGTTTGATCACTTCCTTCTTTACTACCTTTTTCATGTTCGGGTTCACCCTTCGCTgatgttctctggaaggtttgtgcccttcttccaagagaatcttatgcatacaaaaggctgggctgataccctttatgtctgccatggtccagccAATGGCAGTCTTACTTTCCTACAGTACCCGTAAGAGCTGTTCTACCTGCACATTTAGCAAACCGGATGATATAATAACAGGAAAAGTAGAATCAGGGCCTAAGAAAAATACCTAAGGTGATCTAGGAGTGGCTTCAGCTCCAGCTTGGGTGGTTCCTCTATTGATGGCTTTGCTGGAGGTGTAGCCCTTTTTTCTaactcaagggactcgaactgAGGTTCCCTTGTCCAGAATCCTCGTCCCTCAAGTGCTATGACCCATTCAGCTAACCCTTCACtatccatctcttctaaatttgTCAAACATGCCTCTAATGGATCTTTAACAGTCAGGGTCACATCATCTTCTTGCAGGATCACATCTACTGCCTCCACTAGAGAGCAATTAGCACATTCGCTAGGTCTCATCATAGATTGCTGAACATTGAATATGATTTCTTCATCGTTCagtctcatttttaattccccagtCTCACAATCGATCAATGCTCTTCTAGTGGCCAAAAATGGTCTACCCAAAATGAGAGGTATCTCCTCATCTACCTGACAATCCATAATAACGAAGTCTGCAAGGAACACGAACTTCCCCACTTACACTAACACATCATCAAGAATACCAGTTGGCCTTTTCACCGTGCGGTTATCCAGTTGTAGCAGCATCGAAGTCGGCCTAGCTCTGCCAATGCCCAGTTTGGTGTACACAGCCAGCGGCATCAGATTTATGctggctcccaaatcacataatgcctttgcaaaggcataactCCCAATTGTGCATGGAATAGTGAAGCTACCTGGATCAGACATCTTTTGAGCCATCGGTCTCGTCACTACTGCGCTGCAGGTCTGTGTTAGAATCACAATGGAAATatcctgaaaatcaaacttcCGTAACATTAGATCTTTCATCATCTTTGCATAATCGGGCATCTCCCTCAAGGCATCTATCAAAGTaatattcaactgaatttgaCGCAGCATCTCCATGAATTTCTTGTATTGATCTGACTTCTTTTGCCTTACCAGTCTCTGAGGGAAGGATAcaggtatcaccctttgtgcactgCTTGCTGGCTTCTCTCTATTGGAAttttctggcacaagaggtgccacttgTTCTGCAACTTGCTCATTCATCCTATCTTTGCCTTTTTCCTCATGACTATGTTCAACCACCATTTCAGTAAGTTCTGTTGGTTCCTCTACCTCTAATGGAACTGGAGTGACTGACGTACTCTCCTTACTAGCTTGTATAATCTCTTGCTCTctgtctaaatctctcccattccAGAGACTTACTACCATCAGCTGATTCAAGTTTTGCTCCTTGGGGTTTATGTTTGTGTCTGCAGGCAAGGTTCCCTGAAGGCAGTTGTTTAAAGCCATGGACAGTTGTCCCAGCTGCGTTTCAATTTTCTTTATAGCTGAATCATGCACTGCCAACTTTTCCTGCACTTTATTATTTGTCCCAATGAGTTGCTGAAGCATACCCCTGATTTCCATCATGTTGTGATCTTGCTgctgaggaggtggttgatatgtTAATTGCTGCTGATTTTGCTGAGGATAGCCCTGTGGTTTCTGATATGGTACTGGCACCAATTGGCCTTGAGGGTGCATACCCTCAGGCTGTTGCATGTTTGGCCTGTACTACTGATTTTGTGGCGGTCTCCACTGCTGTCCTCCTTGTCTCTAACCCCCAAAGTAGttgacataattcatatcttctcTTGCCCCTTGATTTTCACCTTCTCCGCTCCATGAACACACATAAGAATGATTAATACAAGGTGTACACAGTCCTCCATTTGTTGTATCAACAATGTGTACCTGTTTtatacccatctcatcaatcttcttTGTCAATATGCTCATCTGGGTCATGAGTGTTGTCATGTTCTCTGCATGTGAATTATTTGGGTCAAAAGGAACTGAATGCACTATGGGTGCCAGTGTTGTACCTCTAGTCATCCACCCCGAATTTTGTGACATCTTATCAAGAAGGACTTTGCACTCGGTGAATGTCTTACTCAAAAATGCACCTCCAGTTGAAGCATCCACATTTGCCTTTAGATTGTCAGCTAACCCCATGTAGAATCTCTGGCCGAGCATCTGGTCTGGAATTCCATGATGAGGACACTTCACCAGCATCCCTTTAAATCTCTCCCACGTTTCTTGCTAGGTTTCAATCGGGTGCTGCTTGTATTGCAatatttcatcaatctgcctTGTAGTCTTGTTGGGCGGGTAGAACTTATTCAGGAACTGATTTACTAATTCCTCCCATGTGACAATGGAATTGATTGGGAGCGAATTCAGCCAGGTCTGAGCTTCCCTAGTAACAGAGAACGGGAACAGCAATAGCTTGATAGCTTCTAGGGTCACATTTGGCTGCCTTTGAGTCACACAAATTGACAAGAAATTTTTCAAATATTGCTGAGGGTCCTCAATGTGTGACCCGGAGAATAGTCCCTTATTCTGCAGCAGATGTAGCATGTTGTTGGTGATCTAGAATGTCTCCGCTTGAATTGCGAGCACAGCTATGGCAGTTGCCAGGTtgtcagctgtgggttgtgcccagtcataaagTGCAGCTTCGGGCATAAGAGGTGCCACTAGTCTGACGTTGGGGTTTGCTGGCAGATCCCCAACGTTTTCAATGACGTTTTCTACAACACCCATGTCAAATTCGAGCTGGTGTGTTTGTTGGGATTGTTGGTTTCTCTTGTTGGCGCGGTTCAATGCCCTGAATGTTTTCTCAGGGTCTGAGAGTCCTTCTAGTGGTTCTCCAGTCCTCAAAgaatttctaggcatacacctgaattccacaagagttcaaacgttAGAATTTCGATGAAAagattgggtatagagaaaactgactacactaggaattttttttttacttctttcaattgtaattgacaacaccgttaattccccggcaacggcgccaaaatttgatatcgcccaactatgccttataaaaagacacgcggacgttgcaaatataatctgagtaattCTACCCAGAGTCGaaccacagggaattaacctatcaattacttttgtcGGGCTTACTAAATTCACAGAATCAATTTCCCCAAACTTTGTGATTAACAAGTAATAGTATTTCTAACAGCtaaaaactgaaaataattaacACCTGAAAATTAACTATGCTTGATGTGTAAATAATTGTAATAAGGTCTAAGGTAATGGTTTCCCCCGTTGTTGATTCCCTTGGTTGTATATGTCTTATAACTGTGATTTAGctgtctctatcaatcatgaactctCCGGCTATCATAAATATTTCTCaagcaattatgataatttactagacgcactctcttaAGCTACGCTAGCTAGATTCGTATTACAGTTcacttagattgcacccaaggtatcgttatctctaatccaacctctaaaccctcggttatgactctcgtctatactccgggagtgatgttgttcaaacaactacctaaataagCACTCTTTCTCAAGCAGATACATACTAAATAGGGACGGATAATTGAGGGCCCTTTCAATTAACCACAATCAAAACGtagatgaacaaatagagattaacaactaattcaaaactatattaatataacaaccaagtcatccccaacgggtttcaccaaaaccttagagtaaagtatttagctactcataacaatgaTAAAAACTACAAAAGATTTCAAAGTCATTGATAGAAGAATGAATTAAGAAGATAAAAAAATCGTTTTCCAAGTTGCCTCTTCGCCAAAAACTTGAACCCCCCGGTCTATTGGACATGTTAAACCTTTTAGAGTTTATGTGGATTTGCTTGGACTTCCGAACTTGCCCTTTTTAAAACATGGCTTCCGCATCTGGACTAGCGCGGGCGCGCTAGGGCTGCGCTACTgcccgcgctagtggggtttaATTCTGTTTTGGACTGCTGAACTAGCGCGGGCGCACTAAGGCCGCGCTAATgcccgcgctagtggggttttccACTGCCAACAAGCTTTGTTCCCTTTTTTCGTCCATTAACTCCAATTTTTGCCCGGATCACCATCATAAGTCCTCATTTGATTATTGCACTCCTGTGAAACATAAAAGTCACcattagagccaatttttgcattatttacACACTTACAACAGTAACGCATCCTTAAGTTAGAGCCCGAACATAGGCCAAACTATCCACTTTAGCCTATTATCA
Coding sequences:
- the LOC138873200 gene encoding uncharacterized protein — its product is MQQPEGMHPQGQLVPVPYQKPQGYPQQNQQQLTYQPPPQQQDHNMMEIRGMLQQLIGTNNKVQEKLAVHDSAIKKIETQLGQLSMALNNCLQGTLPADTNINPKEQNLNQLMVVSLWNGRDLDREQEIIQASKESTSVTPVPLEVEEPTELTEMVVEHSHEEKGKDRMNEQVAEQVAPLVPENSNREKPASSAQRVIPVSFPQRLVRQKKSDQYKKFMEMLRQIQLNITLIDALREMPDYAKMMKDLMLRKFDFQDISIVILTQTCSAVVTRPMAQKMSDPGSFTIPCTIGSYAFAKALCDLGASINLMPLAVYTKLGIGRARPTSMLLQLDNRTVKRPTGILDDVLV